In Pedobacter sp. W3I1, one DNA window encodes the following:
- a CDS encoding PLP-dependent aminotransferase family protein, with the protein MDYIWHPENKYIVVHMLPFETLIVIDKMLSRPAYMQVVDGVINLIKDGVIQKGDQIPGTRSMAGMTKIHRKTVIAAYSELIAQGWLVAVAKHGHYIARELPRGGVKQWGVPANGYVSNSKIKSPFLKIETTKEFHPHSLAPNPSLIVDDGHPDSRLAPMHLLNREYLRRLKQQHVSKKPAITLAPGSLKLRETMTSYLAQTRGIQADLPNILITHGAQMSIYIAASLLLQRGSYIIVGEPGYHVANYVFEHLGANIIRIPTDRDGIDDELIREACEKYYISALYLIPHHHYPTTVTLSPERRSSILNIAEQYNFSIIEDDYDYGFQYDSSPYLPLASIHPDRVIYVGSFSKSLSTSIRIGFMVAASDFIEQAIYLRKLIELKGDNIMEDSLAAMIEGGDLARHLKKVNKIFGHRRDYLCASLDEKLKDVVSFAKPEGGLALWTIFNSKYPLKNISLKSSKMGLFINDGQIFDNFNARYNALRFGFASINETEIDHITDIILRCL; encoded by the coding sequence ATGGACTATATTTGGCATCCAGAAAACAAATACATAGTAGTCCACATGCTTCCGTTTGAAACGCTGATTGTAATCGATAAAATGTTATCCCGGCCGGCTTATATGCAGGTTGTTGATGGGGTGATCAACCTTATTAAAGATGGCGTAATTCAAAAAGGGGACCAGATTCCGGGAACAAGGTCTATGGCTGGCATGACCAAGATTCACCGCAAAACGGTTATTGCCGCTTATAGTGAGCTGATTGCGCAGGGATGGTTAGTTGCCGTGGCTAAACATGGACATTACATAGCCAGGGAATTGCCCAGGGGCGGTGTAAAACAATGGGGAGTTCCCGCAAACGGGTATGTATCCAATAGCAAAATAAAAAGTCCGTTTCTTAAAATCGAAACAACCAAAGAATTTCATCCACATTCACTTGCCCCTAATCCAAGCCTTATCGTTGATGACGGACATCCGGATTCCAGGCTGGCACCGATGCACTTGCTAAACAGAGAGTACCTGCGGCGTTTAAAACAGCAGCATGTAAGTAAAAAGCCAGCAATTACGTTAGCTCCCGGCTCATTAAAATTAAGAGAAACAATGACAAGCTATCTTGCACAAACAAGGGGCATACAGGCTGATTTACCAAACATACTTATTACACATGGTGCTCAAATGAGCATTTACATAGCCGCCAGTTTACTGCTTCAACGCGGGAGCTACATTATTGTAGGTGAACCCGGATACCATGTAGCTAATTATGTGTTTGAACACCTTGGCGCAAATATTATCCGCATACCGACTGATCGTGACGGAATAGATGATGAACTTATCAGAGAAGCCTGTGAAAAGTATTACATCAGCGCGTTGTATCTCATACCGCATCATCATTACCCCACCACGGTGACCTTAAGCCCGGAACGACGTTCTTCCATATTGAATATTGCTGAACAATACAATTTTTCTATTATTGAAGATGACTATGACTATGGATTTCAATATGATTCATCTCCGTATTTGCCATTGGCAAGCATTCATCCAGACAGGGTGATTTATGTTGGTTCTTTTTCGAAATCGCTTTCCACTTCCATCAGGATCGGGTTTATGGTTGCAGCCTCAGATTTCATTGAGCAGGCCATATATTTAAGAAAGTTAATAGAGTTAAAAGGAGATAATATAATGGAAGATTCGCTTGCAGCGATGATAGAAGGTGGAGACCTGGCCAGGCATCTAAAAAAGGTTAATAAGATTTTCGGACATAGAAGAGACTATTTATGCGCTTCACTGGATGAAAAATTAAAGGACGTTGTTTCTTTTGCCAAGCCTGAAGGTGGATTAGCACTTTGGACGATTTTCAATAGTAAATATCCATTAAAAAATATATCATTAAAATCCTCGAAAATGGGCTTATTTATTAATGACGGTCAAATCTTTGACAATTTTAATGCAAGATATAACGCGCTTCGGTTTGGTTTTGCTTCCATAAATGAAACAGAGATTGATCACATTACAGATATCATTTTACGCTGTTTATGA